The following proteins are co-located in the Fusobacteria bacterium ZRK30 genome:
- a CDS encoding proline iminopeptidase-family hydrolase codes for MKVTEGYMPYLEYKTYYRIVGECKGDKKPLVLLHGGPGSTHNYFEVLDKIAEDGRAVIMYDQLGCGLSATPSRPDLWSAQTWIDELIQLRKHLDLDEIHLLGQSWGGMQAIQYACEYKPKGIKSYILSSTLPSASIWEKEQRRRVAYLPKDMQEAIAQAEKTNDYSSKEYQKAEAEFMVRHCAGELTPDSPECLRRPKVSGTESYITAWGQNEFCPSGTLKNFDFTKEIEDIQEPCLVTSGLLDLCSPLVAKTMYDKIPNSEWELFEYSRHMPFVEENDKYIETLNRWLNKND; via the coding sequence ATGAAAGTTACCGAAGGTTATATGCCGTATTTAGAATACAAAACTTATTACCGTATAGTAGGAGAATGTAAAGGTGATAAAAAGCCACTGGTTTTATTACATGGAGGACCTGGATCAACTCACAACTATTTTGAAGTCCTTGATAAAATAGCAGAAGATGGGCGGGCAGTTATCATGTACGATCAATTGGGCTGCGGTCTATCTGCCACACCTTCTCGTCCCGACCTATGGAGTGCCCAAACATGGATCGATGAATTAATCCAATTACGTAAACACTTAGATTTAGATGAAATCCATCTATTAGGCCAATCCTGGGGGGGAATGCAGGCGATTCAATACGCTTGCGAGTACAAACCTAAAGGAATTAAAAGTTATATACTATCCAGTACTTTACCATCTGCTTCCATATGGGAAAAAGAGCAGCGTAGAAGAGTTGCATACCTTCCAAAAGATATGCAGGAAGCCATTGCTCAAGCTGAAAAAACTAATGATTATTCCTCGAAAGAATACCAAAAAGCAGAAGCCGAATTTATGGTTCGTCATTGTGCAGGTGAATTAACACCAGATTCTCCAGAGTGTTTGAGACGTCCAAAAGTTTCCGGAACAGAATCTTATATAACTGCATGGGGTCAAAATGAATTTTGCCCCTCTGGAACATTAAAAAACTTTGATTTCACAAAAGAAATCGAAGATATTCAAGAGCCTTGTTTAGTTACCAGTGGTTTACTTGATCTCTGCTCTCCCCTTGTCGCAAAAACAATGTATGATAAAATTCCCAATTCAGAGTGGGAGTTATTTGAATACAGTCGACATATGCCATTTGTAGAAGAAAACGATAAATATATAGAAACCCTCAATAGATGGCTGAACAAGAATGACTAA
- a CDS encoding YifB family Mg chelatase-like AAA ATPase — protein MVSKVLSSSYIGIESYILEVEADIMAGLPSFNIVGLADVAISESKERVRAAVKNSGYEIPARRIVINLSPAGIRKEGASFDLSIAIGILASLGEVENKKLEKYIVLGELSLNGNIRKIDGAINSVICAKENGISGIILPRENYLEASVIKGVEIIPVDNLVQVVEFLNDKIEIESPEVESGKEEAGYSVDFKEVKGQIQAKRCIEIAAAGGHNFYMIGTPGAGKSMLAKRLPTILPLMNEDEIIESTKIYSSTGLLTKDMPIINKRPFRSPHHSSSMVSIVGGGRVPKAGEISLAHNGVLFLDEVTEFPRLVLETLRQPLEDKKVSITRAEYRVEMPADMVLIMASNPCPCGNLFENRCTCSPFQINRYQHKISGPLLDRIDLYLEIKKLSRSELSSCNEGESSIEIRERVEKARKIQWERFGNSKINGNMTPKEIKIYCKLDDKSKKILIDSIDVFGLSGRSYDKVLKVGRTIADLEGSENIELSHIMEALSYRKK, from the coding sequence ATGGTTTCCAAGGTGCTTAGTTCAAGTTATATAGGTATAGAATCTTATATATTGGAGGTGGAAGCTGACATTATGGCAGGCTTACCCAGCTTTAATATAGTAGGGTTAGCAGATGTGGCTATCTCTGAAAGTAAGGAAAGAGTCAGAGCTGCCGTAAAAAATAGCGGATATGAAATACCTGCAAGAAGGATAGTAATAAACCTTTCCCCTGCTGGGATCAGAAAGGAAGGGGCTTCCTTTGATCTTTCTATAGCTATAGGGATATTGGCCAGTCTAGGAGAGGTAGAAAATAAAAAATTAGAGAAATATATAGTGTTGGGAGAACTATCTTTAAATGGTAATATCAGAAAAATTGACGGAGCCATAAATTCGGTTATATGTGCTAAGGAAAATGGTATCTCAGGAATAATCCTGCCCAGGGAAAACTATTTAGAAGCCAGCGTCATAAAGGGAGTGGAGATAATACCAGTGGATAATTTGGTTCAGGTAGTTGAATTTTTAAATGATAAGATAGAGATCGAATCACCGGAAGTGGAGTCTGGTAAGGAGGAGGCCGGTTATTCAGTAGATTTTAAGGAGGTTAAGGGACAGATTCAGGCGAAAAGGTGTATAGAGATAGCAGCAGCAGGAGGACACAATTTTTATATGATAGGAACTCCGGGAGCAGGGAAATCCATGTTAGCAAAACGATTGCCTACTATATTACCCCTTATGAATGAGGATGAAATAATTGAATCAACCAAGATATACAGCAGTACAGGGCTCCTGACAAAAGATATGCCCATAATAAATAAGAGGCCATTTAGAAGTCCCCACCATAGTAGTTCTATGGTTTCTATTGTAGGAGGAGGGAGAGTTCCAAAAGCCGGCGAAATAAGTCTGGCTCATAATGGAGTTTTATTTTTAGATGAAGTTACAGAATTTCCAAGGCTGGTTTTAGAAACATTGAGACAGCCTCTGGAAGATAAAAAAGTATCTATAACCAGGGCAGAGTACAGGGTAGAGATGCCGGCAGATATGGTCCTTATAATGGCTTCAAACCCATGTCCATGTGGAAATTTATTTGAAAATAGGTGCACCTGCAGTCCATTTCAGATAAATAGGTATCAGCATAAAATTTCAGGACCCCTATTGGACAGGATAGATCTGTATTTAGAGATAAAAAAATTATCGAGATCAGAACTGTCCTCCTGCAATGAGGGGGAAAGCTCCATAGAGATAAGGGAAAGGGTAGAGAAAGCAAGGAAAATACAGTGGGAAAGGTTTGGAAATTCAAAAATTAATGGAAATATGACCCCTAAGGAGATAAAAATATACTGTAAATTAGATGATAAAAGTAAAAAAATATTGATCGATTCCATAGATGTATTTGGTCTTTCTGGAAGGAGTTATGATAAGGTGCTCAAGGTGGGAAGGACAATAGCTGATTTAGAGGGAAGTGAAAATATAGAATTATCCCATATTATGGAAGCTCTCAGTTATAGAAAAAAATAA
- the rocD gene encoding ornithine--oxo-acid transaminase, giving the protein MSKTKMMIDEVEKWSAHNYHPIPIVIAEGEGIWVTDVEGNKYMDMLAAYSAVNQGHRHPRIVSALIEQAQKMPLTSRAFHNDKMGAYVKKLCEFTGFEKVLPMNTGAEAVETALKAVRKWGYQVKGVKSAEIIACQNNFAGRTISTISFSTEDQYKEGFGPFTPGFKTVPFGDLKALEDAITDNTVAVIMEPIQGEAGIIVPPEGYLKGVREITKSNNVLMVCDEIQTGFGRTGKLFAFEHDGIRPDVVTVGKALSGGLYPVSAMLSSKEVMDVFRPGDHGSTFGGNPLGCAVAMAALDVLEDENLVKNSKELGDYLLEELKKIDSKHIKEVRGKGLFVGVELDKPARPFCEALMNEGILCKETHEFTIRLAPPLVVKKEELDICIEKLKKVLR; this is encoded by the coding sequence ATGTCTAAAACAAAAATGATGATTGATGAAGTCGAAAAGTGGAGCGCTCATAATTATCATCCAATTCCAATTGTTATCGCAGAAGGGGAAGGTATATGGGTAACAGATGTAGAAGGCAATAAGTATATGGATATGTTAGCAGCATATTCGGCAGTAAATCAGGGGCATAGACACCCTAGAATAGTTTCCGCACTTATTGAACAAGCTCAAAAAATGCCACTTACTTCAAGAGCTTTTCACAACGATAAGATGGGAGCTTATGTAAAGAAGTTATGTGAATTTACAGGTTTTGAAAAGGTTTTACCAATGAATACAGGTGCTGAAGCAGTGGAAACTGCTCTAAAGGCCGTTCGAAAATGGGGTTATCAAGTGAAAGGTGTAAAGTCTGCAGAAATCATTGCCTGTCAAAATAACTTTGCCGGCAGAACAATCAGTACAATTTCTTTTTCCACAGAAGATCAATACAAAGAAGGTTTCGGACCCTTTACACCGGGTTTCAAAACTGTTCCTTTTGGTGATTTAAAAGCATTAGAAGATGCTATCACAGACAATACCGTTGCTGTAATCATGGAACCAATTCAAGGTGAGGCCGGTATCATTGTACCACCTGAAGGGTATTTAAAAGGTGTGAGAGAAATTACAAAATCCAATAATGTTTTAATGGTCTGTGATGAAATCCAAACTGGATTTGGTAGAACTGGAAAACTTTTTGCCTTTGAACATGATGGTATTAGACCAGATGTTGTAACAGTAGGTAAAGCTTTGAGTGGTGGATTGTATCCGGTATCTGCAATGCTCTCATCAAAAGAAGTGATGGATGTGTTTAGACCAGGGGATCATGGATCAACATTTGGAGGTAATCCATTAGGATGTGCAGTTGCTATGGCAGCGTTAGATGTTTTAGAGGATGAAAACTTAGTAAAAAATTCTAAAGAATTAGGAGACTATCTATTAGAGGAATTAAAAAAGATAGATTCAAAACATATTAAAGAAGTGAGAGGTAAGGGATTATTTGTTGGTGTTGAACTAGATAAACCAGCAAGACCATTCTGCGAAGCTTTAATGAATGAAGGTATTCTTTGTAAAGAAACACACGAATTTACAATTCGTTTAGCTCCACCTTTAGTAGTTAAAAAGGAAGAATTAGATATATGTATAGAGAAATTAAAGAAAGTGTTGAGATAA
- a CDS encoding dipeptide epimerase, whose amino-acid sequence MIIEKIEIGKIKVPLITPFKTALRTVESVEDIVIIIKTDTNNSGFGEAPPTAVITGDTHDSIIGAITLIGKQLIGKNIEDFNDLINIVHKAIIKNTSAKAAIEIALYDLFAQSISKPLYKVLGGGPIHLKTDLTISVDSVEKMVADSLKAVENGFEELKIKVGKNIEEDIYRIKSIYEAVGSHIKLRLDANQGWSVKESIYAIRKIEEYGIVLDFVEQPVKADDIHGMIKVTSEVLSPILADESIFSPKDAIEVITRKAADIINIKLMKTGGISNALKIINICEIYDVPCMIGCMLEAGISVTAAAHLAAARSSVITRIDLDGPALCSENPLDGGITMDGPEITLSNEPGLGIKNITGFELIKDIK is encoded by the coding sequence ATGATCATAGAAAAGATAGAGATTGGAAAGATCAAAGTTCCACTAATTACACCATTTAAAACAGCACTTCGAACTGTGGAAAGTGTAGAAGATATAGTTATAATTATAAAAACCGATACAAATAACAGTGGTTTTGGGGAAGCTCCTCCAACTGCTGTTATTACAGGTGATACCCATGATTCTATAATCGGAGCCATAACTTTAATAGGAAAACAATTAATAGGCAAAAATATTGAAGATTTTAACGACCTGATAAATATTGTACATAAGGCAATAATTAAAAATACCAGTGCAAAGGCAGCTATTGAGATAGCTCTTTATGACCTGTTTGCACAATCTATAAGCAAACCTCTATATAAAGTCTTAGGAGGAGGCCCCATCCATTTAAAAACTGATCTAACCATCAGTGTAGATAGCGTTGAAAAGATGGTAGCCGACAGCCTCAAAGCTGTAGAGAATGGCTTTGAGGAATTAAAAATAAAAGTAGGCAAAAATATTGAAGAAGATATTTATAGGATAAAATCTATCTATGAAGCAGTAGGATCCCATATAAAATTGCGGTTAGATGCAAATCAGGGATGGAGTGTAAAGGAATCAATCTATGCCATCAGGAAGATTGAGGAATATGGGATTGTCTTGGATTTTGTAGAACAGCCTGTAAAAGCCGACGATATCCATGGGATGATAAAGGTGACATCTGAGGTCTTATCCCCAATTTTAGCAGATGAATCTATCTTTTCACCTAAAGATGCAATAGAAGTAATCACTCGAAAAGCTGCCGATATTATCAACATCAAATTGATGAAAACTGGGGGAATATCAAATGCTTTAAAAATAATTAATATCTGTGAGATCTATGATGTTCCATGTATGATTGGCTGTATGTTAGAAGCAGGAATAAGTGTTACAGCAGCAGCTCATCTGGCAGCAGCAAGGAGTTCTGTTATAACCCGGATAGATTTAGACGGTCCAGCTCTCTGCAGTGAAAATCCATTAGATGGGGGGATTACCATGGATGGACCTGAGATAACCTTATCCAACGAACCTGGTTTAGGAATAAAAAATATCACCGGATTTGAACTCATAAAAGATATAAAATAA
- a CDS encoding YwbE family protein, whose protein sequence is MDGRNRSDIKPGIEVAIVLKNDQRSGKLTYGTVQDLLTNSKFHPHGIKVRLTDGQVGRVKEIIVK, encoded by the coding sequence ATGGATGGAAGAAATAGAAGTGACATAAAACCCGGTATAGAGGTAGCAATCGTTTTAAAAAATGATCAAAGAAGCGGTAAATTAACTTACGGAACAGTACAGGATCTTCTGACTAACAGTAAGTTCCATCCCCATGGGATAAAGGTAAGGCTTACAGATGGACAAGTTGGAAGGGTAAAAGAAATTATAGTAAAATAA
- a CDS encoding response regulator transcription factor gives MKILVVEDNYETRELISITLKKIGVIERARTGEEGLEKLFLNNHSIVILDLELPGISGEDVCKRIRKNQDRYGGPIIIILTASTEQSNVINGLEIGADDYIKKPFDLDELYLRVNAISKRIKDREEIITYKDISLNEKTFTCRFDQTEINLTDKEFKLLNYFIKNHNIILTRTTLLYCVWEENFNEVFERAVDQSIFWISY, from the coding sequence ATGAAGATTTTAGTTGTTGAGGATAACTATGAAACTAGAGAGCTGATCTCGATTACTCTAAAAAAAATAGGTGTTATTGAAAGGGCTAGAACTGGTGAAGAAGGGTTGGAGAAATTATTTCTTAACAATCATTCGATTGTAATATTAGATTTAGAACTACCTGGAATTAGTGGTGAAGATGTGTGTAAACGAATAAGAAAAAATCAGGATAGATATGGGGGTCCAATCATTATTATTCTCACAGCCTCAACTGAGCAAAGCAATGTTATTAATGGTCTTGAGATAGGAGCAGACGATTATATAAAAAAACCATTTGATCTGGATGAGCTTTACCTCAGAGTGAATGCTATCTCTAAAAGGATAAAAGATAGGGAGGAAATCATAACCTATAAAGATATAAGTCTTAATGAGAAAACTTTTACCTGTAGATTTGATCAGACAGAGATTAACCTTACAGATAAGGAGTTTAAACTATTAAATTACTTTATAAAAAATCACAATATAATTTTGACTAGAACTACTCTTTTGTACTGTGTTTGGGAAGAAAATTTTAATGAAGTTTTTGAAAGAGCTGTAGATCAGAGTATATTTTGGATTAGTTATTGA
- a CDS encoding response regulator produces the protein MTIGMIAITAVAAAAPRLLDNCSNKSFYSDGLKIYQIINNLVNNAIKYTEAGFVFFEIQNKDKYLFIDVFDSGMGISTENLKIIFEPFEQVDNQKNGLGLGLNIIKNYIESLKGKLEVISHLEKGSHFKVKIPIFQTSNLNLMENLEKVWLKNLEGERRKITLKAIIRLPKKIKALKEAVDNKDILNAKKINHMILGVSGNFKFDEIYQLSKKIAENLNFDLGNTELELNSMKQIINSIDYRQIFGSLIESEGRKYRILLADDTAENRELVREMLKIKCIELKSVDNGKKVLEILEKEYFDLILLDIQMPVLNGIEVLKAMKEKNKDIPVISLTAEAIKGCRKKHLSLGFKEYISKPIDEVEFYNKIEEILHYEDFSC, from the coding sequence ATGACAATAGGTATGATTGCAATCACTGCTGTAGCAGCAGCAGCTCCCAGATTACTAGATAATTGTTCAAATAAATCATTTTATTCTGATGGATTAAAAATATACCAGATAATAAATAACCTTGTAAACAATGCTATTAAATATACTGAGGCGGGATTTGTTTTTTTTGAAATACAAAATAAAGATAAATATCTATTTATAGATGTCTTTGACAGCGGTATGGGTATTTCAACTGAAAATTTAAAAATAATATTTGAACCCTTTGAACAGGTAGATAACCAAAAAAATGGATTGGGATTGGGATTAAATATTATAAAAAATTATATTGAATCTCTAAAAGGTAAACTAGAGGTAATCAGTCATTTAGAAAAAGGAAGTCATTTTAAAGTTAAAATTCCAATTTTTCAAACATCAAATTTAAATTTAATGGAAAATTTAGAAAAAGTTTGGTTGAAAAATCTAGAGGGAGAGAGAAGGAAAATAACTTTAAAAGCAATAATCAGGTTACCTAAAAAAATCAAAGCCCTGAAAGAGGCTGTAGATAATAAAGATATACTGAATGCAAAAAAAATAAACCATATGATACTAGGAGTTAGCGGAAATTTTAAATTTGATGAGATCTATCAGCTGAGTAAAAAAATAGCAGAAAATTTAAATTTTGATCTTGGGAATACGGAGTTAGAGTTAAATTCCATGAAACAAATAATTAATTCTATTGATTACAGACAAATATTTGGTTCTTTGATTGAATCAGAAGGAAGAAAATACAGGATTCTATTGGCTGATGATACTGCTGAAAATAGGGAATTAGTAAGAGAAATGTTAAAAATAAAATGTATAGAATTAAAATCTGTAGATAATGGTAAGAAAGTCTTAGAGATATTAGAAAAAGAGTACTTTGATTTAATTCTATTGGATATACAGATGCCTGTTTTAAATGGAATTGAGGTTTTAAAAGCAATGAAGGAAAAAAATAAAGATATCCCTGTGATTTCACTAACGGCAGAGGCTATAAAAGGATGCAGAAAAAAACACCTTAGTCTGGGGTTTAAAGAATATATTTCCAAACCTATAGATGAAGTTGAGTTTTATAATAAAATAGAGGAGATTTTACATTATGAAGATTTTAGTTGTTGA
- a CDS encoding alpha-galactosidase produces MNIFINKKKLQFHLQNNEISYIIAPLKNNHIGNLYYGAKIEHQNDFSHMIQESDYVLPDTPNIFEDNFGFTLDTVKAEYPSFGQGDYREPAIEILQKNGSTLTDFKYKSYRVISGKPSLESLPATYVEDGKEALTLELTLEDKVIESELILTYTIYRDFPVITRNVKVINNSSEFLNIKRLMSMSLDLDRDNYSIFHLSGGWSRERQFIEREVKHGKLSINSSRGTSSANHNPFIGLKRGYVDEKVGEVFGFNLIYSGNFKGSVEEDHYGITRVSMGINPFNFNWELESQKEFQSPEAVMVYSNKGISHMSKTFNTLYRTRLAKGIYRDKERPILLNNWEATYFDFNEKEILNIAAKAEELGIELFVLDDGWFGARNDDSQGLGDWTVNYSKLPSGINGLSKKIEEMGLKFGLWFEPEMVNKNSDLYRSHPDWILEVPNRKGTPSRKQFTLDFSREDVRDYIYESLEKIIKTSSISYIKWDMNRPMTEIMSNNLPYTKQGEVAHRYILGLYELLEKITKEFPHILFESCASGGNRFDGGMLYYMPQGWTSDNTDAVDRLKIQYGTSMVYPISSMGAHISAVPNHQTGRITDINFRASVAYFGSFGYELDLNKITLVEQNLVKNQIIFMKNNRKLFQFGDFYRLRSPYKGENTSWMVVSKDKREAIVGDYTRLINANYGFDRLKLTGLDPDLEYKVESDSSIQNKKGKGDELMNSGLIFGKTFFGTSPLNESIGDFKSRIIKITAI; encoded by the coding sequence ATGAATATATTTATAAATAAAAAAAAATTACAATTTCACCTGCAAAATAACGAGATAAGTTATATAATTGCCCCTCTAAAAAATAATCATATTGGAAACCTCTACTATGGAGCTAAGATTGAACATCAAAATGATTTTTCCCATATGATCCAGGAATCCGACTATGTCTTACCGGATACTCCCAATATATTTGAAGATAACTTTGGATTTACACTAGACACAGTAAAAGCTGAGTATCCAAGCTTTGGTCAAGGGGACTACCGAGAACCAGCTATAGAAATTTTACAAAAAAATGGAAGTACCCTTACAGATTTTAAATATAAAAGTTATAGAGTCATCTCAGGTAAGCCATCTTTAGAATCACTGCCTGCAACTTATGTAGAAGACGGCAAAGAAGCCCTTACCTTAGAACTTACATTAGAAGATAAAGTTATTGAAAGTGAATTAATATTGACCTATACAATCTATCGAGATTTCCCTGTAATCACAAGAAATGTTAAAGTCATAAACAATTCCAGTGAATTTTTAAATATCAAAAGACTTATGAGTATGAGTTTGGACCTTGACAGAGATAACTACTCGATCTTCCACCTTTCTGGAGGATGGAGCAGGGAAAGGCAATTTATAGAAAGAGAAGTAAAACACGGAAAACTATCTATCAACAGCAGCAGGGGAACCAGCAGTGCCAACCATAATCCATTTATAGGGCTCAAAAGAGGCTATGTAGATGAAAAAGTAGGAGAAGTTTTCGGCTTTAACCTGATCTATAGCGGTAATTTCAAAGGGAGTGTAGAAGAGGACCACTATGGTATTACAAGGGTTTCCATGGGAATAAATCCATTTAATTTTAATTGGGAATTAGAATCTCAGAAGGAGTTTCAATCACCGGAAGCTGTAATGGTTTATTCTAACAAAGGTATTTCTCATATGAGTAAGACTTTTAATACCCTTTATAGAACCAGACTGGCAAAGGGAATCTATAGGGATAAAGAAAGACCCATCCTCCTAAATAACTGGGAAGCCACATATTTTGATTTTAACGAAAAGGAAATTTTAAATATTGCTGCAAAAGCTGAGGAATTGGGAATAGAATTATTCGTATTGGATGACGGATGGTTTGGAGCCAGGAATGATGACAGTCAGGGATTGGGAGATTGGACAGTAAACTATAGTAAACTCCCTAGCGGGATTAACGGACTTTCAAAAAAAATTGAGGAAATGGGGTTAAAATTTGGATTATGGTTTGAACCTGAGATGGTCAATAAAAATAGCGACCTTTATCGCTCCCATCCTGATTGGATCTTAGAAGTTCCTAATCGTAAAGGAACTCCAAGCAGAAAACAATTTACCCTGGATTTTTCCAGAGAAGATGTGAGAGATTATATCTATGAAAGTCTTGAAAAAATAATAAAAACATCATCTATCTCCTATATAAAGTGGGATATGAATCGTCCCATGACTGAAATTATGTCCAATAATCTGCCTTATACAAAACAAGGTGAAGTAGCTCATAGATATATCTTAGGATTATACGAGCTCTTAGAAAAAATAACTAAAGAATTCCCTCATATATTATTTGAGTCTTGTGCCAGCGGCGGGAATAGATTTGATGGCGGAATGCTCTACTATATGCCTCAAGGCTGGACTAGTGATAACACCGATGCTGTAGACCGATTAAAAATTCAATATGGAACATCTATGGTATATCCTATTAGTTCCATGGGAGCTCATATTTCAGCAGTTCCCAATCATCAGACAGGACGTATAACAGATATAAATTTTAGAGCCAGTGTAGCTTATTTTGGAAGTTTTGGATATGAACTGGACCTAAATAAAATAACATTAGTGGAGCAGAATTTAGTCAAAAATCAAATAATTTTTATGAAAAATAATAGAAAGCTATTCCAATTTGGAGATTTTTATAGATTGCGTTCTCCATATAAAGGTGAAAATACTTCCTGGATGGTTGTAAGTAAAGATAAAAGAGAAGCTATTGTAGGAGACTATACCAGATTAATCAATGCTAACTACGGCTTTGATCGTTTAAAATTAACAGGCTTAGACCCTGATCTTGAATATAAAGTTGAAAGTGATTCCTCCATTCAAAATAAAAAAGGTAAGGGGGACGAACTTATGAACTCAGGATTAATTTTTGGAAAAACCTTTTTTGGAACATCTCCTTTAAATGAAAGTATTGGAGATTTTAAAAGTCGAATCATAAAAATTACAGCAATATAA
- a CDS encoding sodium:solute symporter family protein: protein MNQVILSLYFFLVIFIGYSSYKKIRGTKDYFIAGKDAGVKEIAGSLLATVLGSSAIIGSVNFSYANGWAGSWFMLCAALGLLGLLPLVDRLKKYKSYNLPELMGEFYGNEVKVLSSIIIPIAWIGIVAAQIMGSAKIISIFVDINYSTAVIISGLVFIAYTFLGGQLSIIKTDFIQFLFIIAGVILCFTYILKGGGDIGGVGMINEKFGYLDLFIMILTYSSTFLVGPDIYSRIFCARDEETAKQAIKLSIVILIPLGFILAGIGVYVSSNYGVDIVKGSVLMFLADRVLPQPIVILLYFGLLSAVISSADTTLLTASSTFAQIFMRNLREEKSIKLTRVFILIFGGFSILVALKFTFILPTMLLALAVYSGAFIVPCLAGIIGYRCEKKYAISGILLGGGLALCGKLMGGTSGNLIIIFSFLMNFIILAVGRPREVRVKS from the coding sequence ATGAATCAGGTGATTTTAAGTTTATATTTTTTCTTAGTTATCTTTATAGGATATAGTTCTTACAAAAAAATTAGAGGAACGAAAGACTATTTTATAGCCGGAAAAGATGCCGGTGTGAAAGAAATTGCGGGAAGTCTTTTGGCCACAGTATTAGGAAGTTCAGCGATTATAGGAAGTGTTAATTTTTCTTATGCCAATGGATGGGCCGGCTCTTGGTTTATGCTCTGTGCAGCTTTAGGCCTTTTAGGCCTTTTACCCCTGGTAGACAGGTTAAAAAAATATAAAAGTTATAATTTACCGGAACTAATGGGAGAGTTTTATGGAAATGAGGTAAAGGTTCTGTCATCTATTATCATCCCCATTGCATGGATAGGTATAGTCGCAGCCCAGATAATGGGATCGGCTAAGATAATCTCTATTTTTGTGGATATAAACTATTCTACTGCAGTTATTATAAGTGGTCTGGTATTTATTGCCTATACGTTTTTAGGGGGTCAATTATCCATTATAAAAACAGATTTTATTCAGTTTTTATTTATAATAGCTGGAGTTATTCTTTGTTTTACCTATATCTTAAAAGGTGGAGGAGATATAGGCGGAGTGGGAATGATCAATGAAAAATTTGGTTATTTAGATCTTTTTATCATGATCCTTACCTATTCATCTACTTTTTTAGTGGGACCTGATATCTATTCCAGAATATTTTGTGCCAGGGATGAGGAGACGGCTAAACAAGCTATAAAATTATCCATTGTAATCTTAATTCCATTGGGCTTTATTCTAGCAGGGATAGGAGTTTATGTGAGTTCAAATTACGGGGTAGATATAGTAAAGGGATCTGTGTTGATGTTTTTAGCAGACAGAGTATTGCCCCAGCCAATAGTAATCTTACTTTACTTTGGACTGTTATCGGCAGTTATCTCCTCAGCAGATACGACCCTGCTTACTGCTTCCTCTACTTTTGCCCAGATCTTTATGAGGAACTTGAGGGAGGAGAAATCCATTAAATTAACCAGGGTATTCATCCTTATTTTTGGTGGATTTTCTATACTGGTGGCATTGAAATTTACCTTTATATTGCCGACTATGCTCCTTGCTCTGGCGGTCTATTCAGGAGCCTTTATAGTACCATGCCTGGCAGGAATTATAGGATATAGGTGTGAAAAAAAATATGCTATATCAGGAATTTTATTGGGAGGAGGTCTGGCTCTCTGCGGTAAATTAATGGGAGGAACATCAGGAAATCTCATAATTATTTTTTCATTCTTGATGAACTTTATAATCTTGGCAGTGGGAAGGCCTAGAGAGGTTAGAGTAAAAAGTTAG